CCCCTGCGAGGAGTTGAGGGGCCAGTTCGGCCGCCGCGCGCGTCTTCCCGTTCGGCGTGTGCTCGGCCCGGGAAGCCGGGAGGGCCCGGCGATCGCGCCGCGGCCGCCGCGAGGGTGTGAGCGCGCGTGGGCGCCCGCCAAGCCGGGGCcatggtgcagcaaaccaacaatGCCGAGAACACGGAAGCGTTACTGGCCGGCGAGAGCTCGGACTCGGGCGCCGGCCTCGAGCTGGGCATCGCCTCCTCCCCCACGCCCGGCTCCACCGCCTCCACGGGCGGTAAGGCCGACGACCCGAGCTGGTGCAAGACCCCGAGTGGGCACATTAAGCGGCCCATGAACGCCTTCATGGTGTGGTCGCAGATCGAGCGGCGCAAGATCATGGAGCAGTCGCCCGACATGCACAACGCCGAGATCTCCAAGCGGCTGGGCAAACGCTGGAAGCTGCTCAAAGACAGCGACAAGATCCCTTTCATTCGAGAGGCGGAGCGGCTGCGCCTCAAGCACATGGCTGACTACCCCGACTACAAGTACCGGCCCAGGAAGAAGGTGAAATCCGGCAACGCTAACTCCAGCTCCTCGGCCGCCGCCTCCTCCAAGCCAGGGGAGAAGGGAGACAAGGTCGGTGGCAGCGGCGGGGGCAGCCatgggggcggcggcggcggcgggagcaGCAACGCGGGGGGAGGAGGCGGCGGTGCGAGTGGCGGCGGCGCCAACTCCAAACCCGCGCAGAAAAAGAGCTGCGGCTCCAAAGTGGCGGGCGGCGCGGGCGGCGGGGTCAGCAAACCGCACGCCAAGCTCATCCTggcaggcggcggcggcggcgggaaaGCAGCggctgccgccgccgcctcctccttcGCCGCCGAACAGGCGGGGGCCGCCGCCCTGCTGCCCCTGGGCGCCGCCGCCGACCACCACTCGCTGTACAAGGCGCGGACTCCCAGCGCCTCGGCCTCCGCCTCCTCGGCGGCCTCTGCTTCCGCAGCGCTCGCGGCCCCGGGCAAGCACCTGGCGGAGAAGAAGGTGAAGCGCGTCTACCTGTTCGGCGGCCTGGGCACGTCGTCGTCGCCCGTGGGCGGCGTGGGCGCGGGAGCCGACCCCAGCGACCCCCTGGGCTTGTACGAGGAGGAGGGCGCGGGCTGCTCGCCCGACGCGCCGAGCCTGAGCGGCCGCAGCAGCGCCGCCTCGTCCCCCGCCGCCGGCCGCTCGCCCGCCGACCACCGCGGCTACGCCAGCCTGCGCGCCGCCTCGCCCGCCCCGTCCAGCGCGCCCTCGCACGCGTCCTCCTCGGCCTCGTCccactcctcctcttcctcctcctcggGCTCCTCGTCCTCCGACGACGAGTTTGAAGACGACCTGCTCGACCTGAACCCCAGCTCAAACTTTGAGAGCATGTCCCTGGGCAGCTTCAGCTCGTCGTCGGCGCTCGACCGGGACCTGGATTTTAACTTCGAGCCCGGCTCCGGCTCGCACTTCGAGTTCCCGGACTACTGCACGCCCGAGGTGAGCGAGATGATCTCGGGAGACTGGCTCGAGTCCAGCATCTCCAACCTGGTTTTCACCTACTGAAGGGCGCGCAGGCAGGGGGGAGCGCCGGGGgtaggagaggagaaaaaaaaaaataaaaaatgaaacgaAAAGGACAGATGAAGAgttgaaagagaaaagggaaaaaagaaaaaaaaatgagcagggcTGGCTTCGACCGCGTTCCCGTCGTCGGAAAGGAGCGCGGCGGCGTTTTGGACCCGCGCTCCCATCCCCCACCTTCCCGGGCCGGGGACCCACTATGCCCAGCCGGAGGGACGCGGAGGAGGCAGAGGGTAGACAGGGGCGatctgttattgttgttattgatgTTGTTGTTGATGGCAAAAAAAAAGCGACTTCGAGTTTCCTCCCCTTTGCTTGAAGAGACCCCCTCCCCTTCCAAAGAGCTTCCGGACTTGTCTGCACCCCCAGCAAGAAACCGAGTTAGTTTTCTAGAGACTGAAGGAATCTCCCCGTTCCTGCATCACCaccttggttttgttttattttgcttcttgGTCAAGAAAGGAGGGGATAACCCAGcgcttccctcccctcccccttttttAAACGCCTGATGAAGACAGAAGGTTCCGGGGTGACGAATTTGGCCGATGGCAGATGTTTTGGGGGAGCGCCGGGACTGAGAGACTCCACGCAGGCGAATTCCcgtttggggctttttttttcctctctcttccttttcccccGTCCCCTCTGCAGCCGGAGGAGGAGATGTTGAGGGGAGGAGGCCAGCCAGAGTGACCGGCGCTAGGAAATGACCCGAGAACCCCGTTGGAAGCGCAGCAGCGGGAGCTAGGGGCGGGGGCGGAGAAGGACACGAACTGGAAGGGGGTTCACGGTCAAACTGAAATGGATTTGCGCGTTGGGGAGCAGGCGGCGGCGGCTGCTGGTCCTCCGCCTTCCTTCTACGTGAAATCAGTGAGGTGAGACTTCCCAGACCCCGGAGGCGTGGAGGAGAGGAGACTGTTTGATGTGGTACAGGGGCAGTCAGTGGAAGGCGAGTGGTttcggaaagaaaaaaaaaaaaaaaaaaaaggaaaaaaaaaggtttttttcttctcttaatcgGAATCGTGATGGTGTTGGATTATTTCAATGGTGGGGTTAATATAGCATGTTATCCTGTCTATCTTTTAAAGATTTCTGTATAAGACTGTTgagcagtttttaaaatagtgtagGATAATATAAAAAGCAGATAGATGGCGCTATGTTTGATTCCTACAACGAAATTATCACCAGCTTTTTTTCATTCTTAACTCTCTAAAGGATTCAAACGCAACTCAAATCTGTGctggactttaaaaaaacaattcagGACCAAATTTTTTCtcagtgtgtgtgtttattcctTATAGGTGTAAATGAGAAGACGTGTTTTTTTCCTTCACCGATGCTCCATCCTcgtatttctttttccttgtaaatGTAATCAGATGCCATTTTATATGTGGACGTATTTATACTGGCCAaacatttttttgcttttgaccctttttttctttcctttctttttactttatttctttattccttcctttcttttccttgttttctttctttttttttttttttttttttttggtagttgttGTTACCCACGCCATTTTACGTCTCCTTCACTGAAGGGCTAgagttttaacttttaattttttatatttaaatgtagacttttgacacttttaaaaaacaaaaaaaagacaagagagatGAAAACGTTTGATTATTTTCTCAgtgtatttttgtaaaaaatatataaaggggGTGTTAATCGGTGTAAATCGCTGTTTGGATTTCCTGATTTTATAACAGGGCGGCTGGTTAATATCtcacacagtttaaaaaaaaatcagcccctAATTTCTCCATGTTTACACTTCAATCTGCAGGCTTCTTAAAGTGACAGTATCCCTTAACCTGCCACCAGTGTCCACCCTCCGATCCCCGTCTTGTAAAAAGGGGAGGAGAATTAGCCAAACACTGTAagcttttaagaaaaacaaagttttaaaagaaatactgCTCTGTCCAGAGGCTTTAAAACTGGTGCATTTACAGCAAAAAGGGATTCTGTAGCTTTAACTCGTAAACCACAtcttttttgcactttttttatAAGCAAAAACGTGCCGTTTAAACCACTGGATCTATCTAAATGCCGATTTGAGTTCGCGACACTATGTACTGCGTTTTTCATTCTTGTATTTGACTATTTAATCCTTTCTACTTGTCGctaaatataattgttttagtCTTATGGCATGATGATAGCATATGTGTTCAGGTTTATAGCTGTTgtgtttaaaaattgaaaaaagtggaaaacatctttgtacatttaagtctgtaTTATAATAAGCAAAAagattgtgtgtatgtatgtttaatATAACATGACAGGCACTAGGACGTCTGCCTTTTTAAGGCAGTTCCgttaagggtttttgtttttaaacttttttttgccATCCATCCTGTGCAATATGCCGTGTAGAATATTTGTCTTAAAATTCAAGGCCACAAAAACaatgtttgggggaaaaaaaagaaaaaatcatgccAGCTAATCATGTCAAGTTCACTGCCTGTCAGATTGTTGATATATACCTTCTGtaaataactttttttgagaaggaaataaaatcagctgGAACTGAACCCTAAATCTTGACTTTTGTCGTTATTATGCCCAATGCCTGGGATGGGAAAAGCCCTACAGTATCGAGACACTACACAATCTGccttagctttaaaaaaataagttatcaGAGGAGTCTTATCAAATGCTACCTTATTGAGGAATATTAAATGTCTCTTGGCCAGATTTCTCCTGACCCTGAAATGATGGCATCAGCTGAATATGTGTCAACTCAACACATGCTTTCTAGGAATTTTCTGAGTTTACCATATTTAAAAACGCCCTTTGTCTTGGAATCTGAAAAAGAGGGGGAGGGGCAACGTGGACAGAACTACTCACAGATGAAACTGGCTAGCTGATCTTTTTTTGAACTTGGTGCTCCTGGAGCTGCTTTCTCCTTGATATGCCCATGCTAACCTCTAGCAGTGGCTATAATTGGTTTCCAAGGGTTAAGGACAAATAAGCTGTTAAATTATCAGTAGATTATACAGGATAAGGCTTTTACCGATTATGAAATGCTAAAGgtgtatgcaattttttttttctcaagcagAAAGGTTGATGTGGTGCTACGATCTCCATTTTTTGCCATGCCCAACATGGTGTTAATGTAAGAGAACTGCATCAATAAGGATGACCTGGAGAAGCTGGCTCCA
This genomic window from Chlorocebus sabaeus isolate Y175 chromosome 17, mChlSab1.0.hap1, whole genome shotgun sequence contains:
- the SOX4 gene encoding transcription factor SOX-4 codes for the protein MVQQTNNAENTEALLAGESSDSGAGLELGIASSPTPGSTASTGGKADDPSWCKTPSGHIKRPMNAFMVWSQIERRKIMEQSPDMHNAEISKRLGKRWKLLKDSDKIPFIREAERLRLKHMADYPDYKYRPRKKVKSGNANSSSSAAASSKPGEKGDKVGGSGGGSHGGGGGGGSSNAGGGGGGASGGGANSKPAQKKSCGSKVAGGAGGGVSKPHAKLILAGGGGGGKAAAAAAASSFAAEQAGAAALLPLGAAADHHSLYKARTPSASASASSAASASAALAAPGKHLAEKKVKRVYLFGGLGTSSSPVGGVGAGADPSDPLGLYEEEGAGCSPDAPSLSGRSSAASSPAAGRSPADHRGYASLRAASPAPSSAPSHASSSASSHSSSSSSSGSSSSDDEFEDDLLDLNPSSNFESMSLGSFSSSSALDRDLDFNFEPGSGSHFEFPDYCTPEVSEMISGDWLESSISNLVFTY